The Cervus canadensis isolate Bull #8, Minnesota chromosome 13, ASM1932006v1, whole genome shotgun sequence genomic interval TTCCCACGTGGCTGGGGACATGCACGATGGAGAAGGTGAGAGGCGGTGATACCAGGGAGCTGAGTGAGACAAACAGCAGTTCCTCTCTCCCTCCGGAAGGCCCCGGGGGGACGGAGAGTTCCTgatggttttttctttttgttgcactGCGGACATTTCGTGCACACTCAGCGGGCTGGTGGAATACTTACACCCTCTCAACAGCGAGACACAGAAAAGAGGGCTGCCACCTGCAGGGGACTGTGTGGGTCAGTCCTGCAAACCCAACATGCCATGGTTTATGGAGCCTTCATTCCCAGGGTTGCCACTCTGGCCTCAGTGTGGAGGGTTCATGGTGCCTTGTCCCCGCTGCTGTTTCTGCTTCTGCTGCATTAACAGCTGCTCCAAAGCGGAAGGTCCAGGATGCATCATGGAACTGGACCAGATAGACTGAAAAACAGCCCAGAGCTTGTCAGCAGAGGTCAGATGCCTGGCTGTCTGAAAGGGATCGGATTTTCAATCCCAGCCAAACATAAAGGCATGTACGTCCCAAGGTCCCCAAACCCTGAAAAGATCCAGCTATTACAAGGAGTTGCTCTAAGACCAGGTCCTTCAAGATTGGCTATTTAGTTCTCATTAAGATCACTTTAAACCAGAAAAGGTGAAAGTATGTTTTCTATAAAGTCTTTTTACTAAAACTCAGCTCCATGTGAGAATAGACACTGTTTGTTTTAGGTAAacaaaacatttatgaaattagATATCCTTCTTTTACTTGTTCAGAAAAggagtaaagaaaatatttcaagatgaGTCAGAATTTTCTTAAATCTTAGAATCCAACTAAAAGCTTCATGTCTGTTCCCCTGAGGATACTGGTTTATCactagtgaattaaaaaaaaaaatccttttaaagaaTCTTATAATGCAGACCATGCTTCTAAAACTTTGCCAGATACATAGTGTGAATCAAACAATCCTAAGGGCCTTAAGAATAAGACTAGCTATTTACGTgaatgaaagcagagacatcgcttatGGCTCTTGCTCCTGTCCACTCACCTTTAGGCTTTCCATGAGGACAGCAGAAGAATCCTCCATGGAGGGGCCGTGGCCTGTCCAAGAGCCGCTTGGAGTGCTGGCCTGATGCCAACCGCTCTCAGAGGATGATGCTGCTGAGAGATAATCGATGCCAAACCCACCCATGGCTaggaatgaagagaaaagaataatTCAAGATGTTCTATCACTGCCAAAGGTCCAGGAAGGACACAGAGTATGTTAGTTCACTTCTACTAAGCAATAAAGACTGGATCTCACCTGGCTTATCAGTTTTCCAGCGGTCTGCAGTTCTCCTATCCCTGTTATCTGGAGTCCCAATGGGTCCAAAATTGGAGAATGGGACAGAATTGTGGTTGTGTGTTGGaggggagcttggcaggctgcttGGGTTGGAGGAATGAGGAGACTGGCTGGCTGGTGTTGAATGATCTATTGAATAACAGCAACGCAGGACATTAGAGATTTTCCACAAACACACCAAGAATGAAAGTTTCCAGTAGATCTGATCACTtaaattctcttaaaaataacCCCAGGGTTTCAGGAGAAAGGCAAAATAAAGGCCCCCAGAGGGACCCTACCAGATGCACTAGCCTGTCTTACTATACATGTCTAAGGCACGTTCcttaccttaaaaataaaaatgtagacgTTTCTGTCAAAAGTATGCATTGTTTTGGTGTGCCTGTTTCAGATAAGTATATACTGTTCTTCTCTATCAGAGCAGAATTGCCTAACCTTAAGAATTTTCCTGTAAAGAATGAATGTCtacaaataaaactaagaaacagTTGCAAACCTTAAGATAAAACTCCTATTTTTCTCCCTTACAACTGTGCTCATTACTGAGAATGTAAAACAGCTTTTCTAATAGCATTTATTATGTGAACCAGCTCATCAGGCTTTTTTACACCCCATTTTCCTTCAGAAGTTACTTTAAACAACAAATACCAacgacaacaataacaaaaatagtaGTAACAGAAGAAAACCaccaaatacataaaattaccAAACCACACTATCTCTTGAGTGTACGGGTAATAATGCAAGGTCTATAATTTAAAGATTAGTCAATACCTGAACTGGCAGGAAGAGATGGAGACCACGGAGTCCCTTCAAAAAGGGAGTACAATGATGTTTCCTGGGGAGCCATTGAGGGATTAAGTTCTGCTTTGGAGCTGGTTGTCAGGTTTTTCCCGTATACCTCATTGAACACACTGTTATTTGGGTATCGTTCCTGAAATACAATGACCACCAAGTTAACAAACTCACtccaatgaaagaaaatgtagtgTTCATGCACGTGGATGCTTGATAGATCTTAAGACTTTCTTTGCAAGACAAACTTTTGAAGGcttttacttctgtttctttcagttttcctgtttcttttcatttgctttttactTTCCCCCACCCTTTATCCTGCTCTATGTAAATCGCCCAGgttaaaaagtattaataatttaCATGGCTGAACAAGAGAGCCCCAAAGATTTTATTATTAATGAGAAGTTAAACAATTCAAATTTACAAAAGTCTCCAATATACCCTAATCaaagcggggtgggggaggggtgaggtgAGGAGGTGGAGGGGGTAAAATCAGATACCTGGAAAATACCAATatatggaagagaaaagaaagagaaaaacagatgtaTTGAGATAGACTGGGAAAGAAAATATTAGCCCACAGCAGGATGCCTCACTGTTTACACACCTGATTGAGGGAGAATccggtgagggacaggaaagaggATGAATGTGACATGAGCTCTGAGGGCTTCTCCAGTAAGGACTTCTTCATAGTCCCAGAGGGAAAACAAAAGATAGTTAAATTAGGCCTTCCATTTTCTCAGTACTAATTTTAAGATACCATACAAGCAAAATAAAAGACCACAATTTAAGAATACCTGTATTCATCTCTTGTACAAATTAAAGCTTAGCAAGTATCAATTCAACTcggattaatttttattaataccaCGGTCCCGCTAAGGGCCAGTCGTCACAGGTGAGTCAGACAGAACCCTCCTGATCAGTACTTCTAACTTAAGCACAGAGATCCTGGCAGGGACCCTGGAAACTGGCAGTACTGAGTATTCACTAGGTAAGAATCTCAGGAATCCCTTTGTCACCAGCTGTATTTAAAATACTCTCAAAACAAGATGCTGAACTGATCAAGCActattttcttcctaatttctCCCCCCttgctagaattttaaaaacactgatattaatgactttaaaaaagcCTTTAGATCCATTTGACAACTGGTTTTGTTAGCACGGTTCCTAAGCAACTCTATTTGTGGTATGTATTCAAACACTTGCTAAAGTCAAGTTTACGTTTACTGGTCCTTAAGAAActcattggtttaaaaaaaaaaagctgaatctCTGATGCTCACTATCACTGAACTGTTGGTCAACAaagcatttattaaacacttgCTACATGCAAGGCACTGCCACACACATGACATCATTAACAATGTTAAATATAGGAAGGGCTAtagttaaggttttttttttaccctgaaaAAATCCCACTACAAGACCCTCCCCCTTATTTCACCATTAGGTTCATTTCTAATGGAGAAGGTAAGCACAACAAGAATTAGGGGATTAGGAAACAAGTGAACAGAAACGTGCTCTGCCCTTAGGCCCTTAAGCCaccccagcaaaaaaaaaaaaagaaaaaaagaagaaccagCGAGAGAGGCAACCTGCAGAATGGACAGCTCGGCTGCCGGGCTGCCCACGAGCCCCGGGTGCTGCCGCTGCACCACTGCTGTTCGGGCGTCTGGGAGAGCTCTTATCTCTGCTAATTCGGGGAGGGCGGGGAGCGGGAGGTCTGCGTGGCCACTCACTCAGAAAAATTCTCAAGGGAATTTCAAGTGCTAGAGATGGCACTTTCTGTCAGGAGAGCCATTAAGCTTTTATTTCTAACACTAAACTCGGTGCACTTTAGTCTTGTGAACGTTTTCTTACCCTGTGTTTATGGGAAAGAAACAGCAAGAAAGTGGAACTCAGAAACGTTTTACACTTTATTAAGATGGTGTGCAGGGAGCGGGGGGAAAAAACCTCATAGCATACATCTTTCTTGCAGTTCCTGACCTCAGTAAAACATGGAAATAACGGCATCCTTTGAAATGCAGACTGGGATatagaagattatttttaaaagatactactAATCAATTCTTAGACCTTATCTTTGTGTTCACTCATTGATGGTACTCCAATCATGTTTTTAAAGAGTCCTCTTCATATTACAAATCTGGCTCTGAATTTAGATCAGGGCTCTTagttaaacaaacagaaaagaaccaCTTACTGTTTAGTAAAATCAATCTAGAATCTTTTTATTCAGTAAAACGTCTGgaacattatttcatttcatattttgaatACATGAGGAAAACTCTCACTGTTCCTAAGCAAGATTAAATGACACCTAAAATTCCTGGGTCCAGGTGGAAATGACACCTGAAAAGGAAGTTAATTTCCCAGCATTACATCCTGTGTGTGCCCAGCCCTGCAGGATGCTTTCTGGATAacatatattacaaagctacaagaTTTGGGGAAACTATGGGACAGAAAAGTTTTGCCATATTTTACTGTCATGTGAATGTTAGTTTGGGCAATCAGGAAATAAgctttaaaattctgttaaaaaaaggaaagcccTAGAAAGAAGAAACTACCTATTCTACTACAAAATCTCAGAAGAGAAGGTAGGGGTTacagcaagaaaaagaattatatcAAATACATACAAAGAGGCTTCGTCCAGGAAGAGAGGCGAGAGGCCCCAGCAGAGCTGGGTAAAGATCAGGAGGGTTAGAAAAAATcagctcttcctcttcctccaagGCAGCCAGACTCTTTAACAGGTCCGGAGGAAGCAGAGGGGAGCCTTTGGGGTCCTAGTGACAGAAAGGATCACAGTGAGATGCAATCAGGGATGACAAAAGCACAGTGGAGTAGTAGCATCATTAGGGAGATGAAGGCAGCTAAAGTCAAGGAGGAAGCTATAAGGAATAGTAAGACAGCATTATGCAAAGAGGAAAAGGCTTCGAAACACCAAAGCAAAGTGACACAAGGACAATGGGAAGGAAAGATCAAGAGAACAGAAAGAAGTAAAGACAGTGACAAACAGCAGAACATAAAAGGTTAATGTGGAGAGCCAGTGAAACAATGCAATGGAGCAAAGAGATTAGCGTATCTTGTGCTAAGAGAGaaacagctttttttaaaaagttaccaaCACACACCTGTTTCTCATGAGTAAAAAGGGCAAAGACAGAGAACCCCACTATCAAAGATGATAGGCTAAATTTGTTCCTCTCAGAAAGCCACTTGCTTAAATATGCAGTAAAACCTATTCTTAAATTTAGATGATTCAGCCCAACTGAGAGGAGCTTTGTCTCAGAATTCTCTAACATGCTGCCTTAACGATTTCTGCACATAGTCTCTCTGCCAGACCATCATGGGTCAACATCAGGAACAGCATTCTTCAGCTTCCCGAAATCTATGTGGTGTGAAGAAGGGACCAAGAGCTGCACCCACTTACTCAGTGGCGTTCTGTAGCACTAGTGAAATCAGAGGGACCTTTAAACATGTACGTGAGATCTCTGAAGTGCCTGGGGACAGGGAAGGACACGCACCTCAAATGGCATCCTGGGCACAGGGTCCTGCTCTGGACGGAAGACTCCCGGGGACCGTTTGCCCCTGCGGTCCACACTGGCTTGCTGTGCCATCACAGCTCTGTTATCGGCCGCGCTGTAGGAAGAGTCCCAGTAGAACTCCGGGATCTTGACTTCTGAGGGGGTATGGTTATATGGCTCCATGGGGAAAGGCTTCATTGTTTTCTCCAGAGGCTGCTGCTGCCTTACAGGCGGTTGCAACGACGGCTCAAACAGTTTTATGGGGTCTTGGGTTTGAAGGTAGTAGGGCTGTTTCACAGGCATGATTTTCCCTAATGGGCCTTGAACCTGAGGGGGATTCCACAGCTGTTTGGAGGCATCTGCCTGTTGATACTAAAAAAAGAGATGCCTGGTTCACTAAGATGAGGATAAAATGCAATGTTACTTCACTCAGGACTCAGAACTTGAGAGATTTTACCGCCAACAAAACTCTGGGTCATGcaggtttgtttgttctttaggtTTCTCAATACAGAGCTTTCTGGGAACAGATTAAGGGCACTGAGTTCATATTCTCTTTCGATTCCAAAATTAAGAGGTTTAATAAATGAGGGTGTtgagtgtgggtgggtgggtgggtgggtgggcgggcgggcgggcgggcatGCATCCATTTCCCCTTCTGCTCCAAGTGCTGCAGGATGATAATACTTAAGACTGGTGTCACAGTTCTCCTAACATCTCATCAAGAGCACgattttatttcccttctgtAGTTCAGGTTTATGGGAGATTATTTACAGAAAATCCCTTTCTATAAAGCTGACAAGCAGTAGCAGCAAGGTATGGTAGGTAATATCTATTCTCCtttacaaaagtaaaaagaaCTGAACTTTCCTAAACAGCAAAGACTGCTGTGTTCCCATAATCATTACAAGTCTAAGCAAAAAGTAGCtgaatgctctttttttttaaattggaggatgaCTGCATTACACTGTTgtattgctttctgccatacaacaacctgaatcagccgtaggtatacatacgtcccctccctcccacgtcccacccccgccccgccccgccccatcTTACCTGCCCACCTCATTCCACCctcaccaggttgagctccctgtgttacaaagcaacttcccattagctctCTATTTTACTGAGGGAGGTGGATTAACTAGTACTTTTAGTTAACTTGACACTGAATGATTTCAGGTGCTCCTCTCCTCACCTCAGCTGGAAGTAGACACAACTGTAACTCACCTGCTGGAATCCAGAGTGGTGAGGCGGACTTTTCCCCAAAGCCGGCACAGCTTTTGTAGGGGACTGTTGCTGCTGAGCTAGAGCTTGAACCTGCAGCTGGCTTGCAGTCTGTGCTGTTGGCGGAGCTGGTAGAGGTGGGAGGGGCTGCTGGGAAGGTGGCTGAGGCTGTTGAGGTCCCTGGGTCACTGGCCCTGGTCCGGAGGGCCGTTGCTGGCTGTAAGGAATGTGGGACTGTTTCCCAGCTTGCACCTGGTTTCCTGCTGGAGAGTGAGCTGTAGGCTGAAGAAAGGTTCCTGGGACAGAAACACCAGCTGGGAAGGTGTAACCTGAGCCCATAGAAAATGCCACAGGAGGGGGGATAACATATGTTGGGGGCGGGAACCCTTCAAAATAGAAGAACATTGTTTTAGTTCTAAGGAAACttggaaaatgaaagacaaaaattagTCATTTGGGGCTGGGGTGGAGAAGAGGTTATCTAATAAATCATGAAAGACAGGGATCCATCAAGTAAGACTCATCAAGTGTCAACCTTTAACCTGATTTCAAGAATTAAATACAGATTACTGCCTGCTACTTCTATCCACTGAGGCAACTGGAATGTCCTAAAGGTTTCTCAGATGCCATGTTTAGTGACAGGAATTCCTTCATAATAACAAGCATGCATTTGTACATAAACTACAGGTAAATggcttaaaaataattgaaatattagGGAAAAGAGAACTTTCTTTACACTTTCTAATATTAGGGGTTTAGTAATGTCCCTCAGAGTCTAGAATTTCTCAGCAGGTGAACAGACACTCCTACACAGATGGAGTTCAACAGACGACATTACAAAACATATATTTACCTGGCCGgctgggaagaggagggaaggcTCCAGGGTGATGAATGGGGATGAACTGGGAGTTACTTGCTTGACTTGGGGTTTGAGTTACAGGTGTTTTCCTGGCTTCAGACACTGGAGTCTTTCTTAACTCTGTCTGAGATTTTACCTATGACCAACCAGAAGCAAGACTATCTATAATAATCTGAAACTCAAATGAGACAGAAAGCAGCACCTACTCTAACAAAGGATTTAAAACCCTatactatgttaaaaaaaaaaaaaaagagtaaagtatATGCTGAAGATAATTCACTTCACCtaaattaaaaatgggaaaatcaaattatttaaatagacCCAAAAGCTGTAAGGGCTTAGTTTTACTCGTATAGTTATTTTGCTTTCACAAAATCACATAAGTATGAAATATGGAAAAGGCCTGAGAACTCCTTTGTTTTACAAAGGAGACACCCGATGCCAACAGGCTGAAAAAGTTGCCTATTATCATAAGCCAATGTCACGGGCCCCAGGGCCCTGTATTCTCATTCATTAAGAACATGAATTGATAATGACCACTAGCTCACAGATGAGACACTCTGGCCCTCAGTGTAACTTCATCTGGGAGGCTTTAAAGGTGGCCTCAGTGTAACTTCATCGGGGAGGCTTTAAAGGTATCATCAGTCAAGCATCCACCCTCCACCCTGCAACCCTACCACCCCTAGAATAAATGAGGATACTTTCAGCAGTAAAAAAATCAGGCCTGAGATCCCACACGTGGAGCCAGAGAAGCAGATGCCATATGCACTGCTCAAGTAATACAAAGATGAGTAAAATGAGGAAAACTGGCAGCATTTAATAGAAAACTTAGGATGAGGTACAGAGGGTGGTGATACATTGATTATTGTCAGGCTTTTTTAAAGCATAGATACTCAGGCTTAAAAGGGATGAGACACTGGAagagatttcattttcctggacCTTTCTGGGAGGCAGTTTCAGAGAATGAAGGCAGAGCAGGCAGGAAATAGCTGAACTCTTTACCCCTAAAACACTGATCTCTGGCTTTACAgttcttttggggttttttccttgcctttcccCAACACATCTCACTCTCTCTGTGCCTTTCCTCAATTTctaccatgtttttctctgtttctccccctactattaatattaaaatggaaCTATTATGTTCTTTCCCCAAAAAAACCTTGTAAGGGAAATACACTATAGGTACTGTTTATCTGAAAGTAGCTTTCAAAAATGTAAGATTCCTCATGCCTactgtaaataaatacatttgccAAAATGTGTTTAATGAATCAAATGGCTACAAACATTGGTGGTATTAATAAGACCAGCACAGAGTAAAGACCTTTTTGTTTATATGAAATCATCTGTATCTCTTTggaaagatacatacatatatatatataaacaagtcACAAATAACTGAGTAGTGTTTATCTTTCCCcagcaggagacttggattcttGCTTTACAAATTCCCATGAGCCAGGATAACACTGAGGTTATACAATGCTACTGACTGGGGCAGATAGAAATGTCAAGGAAAATCTTTTtccaaaaatgtatttcattttgtatagtgaatctgggaaaacaaaacaaaacaccactgTGTAAGCCTTAACATACTCAGCTCTGTGGGATCTATAGagatctcaaattttaaaaaaatagcagttATAGCTCCCAAAGAAAATGGAATTACTTGTGAAATTGATAGTTCTGCAACTGGTCTCATTTCCTACCACTTAAACTGGAGAGAACTGACAAAGATGTCCAATCAGGTTAAGATTTTTTCACTCACATTACAATTTCTGTGAACTGACAAGAGTATAGATCTACCATAGTTCTTCATATTACCTTACTATGCAGCCTTCTTAGAGTGCACTGAAGCTTCCAGAATAGCCAGTTCTCAAGGGTTTAGGAACGAAATGAAAAATCTTGCCTTTTGTGTGAGCCTTCCTCTACCTGCTTTATAGTTCAAATACAGCTTACCTGCACTGCCACATTCTGCTCTCCTGTTTCCTGTAACTTTTCTAAGGTGCATTTCttggtttctgttttcctcttggtGGTGTCCTTCTTTCCATCATTCTTAGTTACAGTTACTCCTTTGCTACAGTCCCTTCTCACCTCTTTGGGAGGAAAACTTCTTCCTTGGTCTCTGTTCACTTCTCGTGGCTTAATGTTCTCTTTGAAGGTGACCactggtttctctcctgtgtcaCAGTTGTTGCTTAGATTTCGGCCTGTAGACAGCACTGATTTCAGTCCTGGATTCCCATCAGCAGCCAGGGACTCTATGATGGTTGTGTCTTGCAGAATGAGGTTCTCTTTGGCTTCACTGGGGTCTTCCAGTATTAACTCTGGGATTTCTGTGATAAACAACAATTTCCCTACCTCATTTTCACACTGAATCAgcctaaaaaagtaaaaataaatccatatatgaaaaacataaatCTAAAAAACAGTAACAGCTGAACTTTGTATGGGTCCCACAGCCTTAAAATGTGGGAAACAGCAGGATGCAATAGCGTGGATTTGGGGAACATCAACAGCAGTTCTGTAGAAACTCACATTCTCAttatcccacctcccaccacacaTCACCATAACACACGCCTAGGCCCTTTTAATGTTTTTCTAGTAAGTATAGCTAAATTTGCTCAGCATGTTTTAAGCACAAGACACTAGACTAGGCCCTTGAAGTTCCTATTTTATAGGtgtgaaaactgaagctcagagatgcCACAAGCATCATCCTGGTCTGTCTTGACTGAAACTGACCACCATGCATGCCCCTGTCAACACAAATCACCATAACTGTGAATATACAATTTAGCTAAGATTTATATAGATGTTTATAAATTGGAGAAGCAGCTCATGATAAATAAGGGAGACCTCTAAAAGAGGCAGTGTAATGAGAGGACAGAATTAAAGAGATTCCAAAGATCACTAGGGTCATAATCTGACGCTGTGTTCCCAACCTTTTGACTTAAgagtttataattaaaaaaagagaaaaagtttatAATCAATAGCTTTATACCAAAGTGTAAAACTCATATggggtatgtgtatatatctgaTGAGGAATACCTTGGCTGATTATCTGCAATCCATTTGCCTATAGAGATCAAACGCTGCTGTCGTATTTGTCGTTGCTGACCCTCTTTGTCTCCTGTAATACCCTGATGACCTTTGGAAAAATCCAAGTTCCTAAAATTGACATAAGCAAATTATAGAAAATTAAACCTAATGAACTGCAATGgcttcagatttttccatataggttagCTATTTGCTGTAATTAGCTGCATTTGCTTGAACTTATTTATACTCCTAAAGACTGTAAATACCACAAAACAAAGCAATATtaatgtgatatttttatttatatttcactttCTCATGGAGGAGTTGAAATAAATCACAATGTTTTATTagggatgacttttttttttttaaagaagaataacGTTTTCGTTTAACAGTAAGCTCACATTGTAAGTAACTTACTTCAAACAACCATGGCAATGCTAGAGTCTCTGAGATATCTAGTCTAACAGAGTATTATCTATTAACCTCAAGGTGGCCCAatctaaatcagaaaaaaatgaacacataccATAAAGTATACAGAGCAAAAAACTCATTGACATTAGAAAAGTAAGTCAACCTAAAAAATAAgggtttttcaaatttttcattaagctatctcaaaaaaaacaaacaaaaaaagcagcagcagtatcGAAGAACTTCCAGGCAGTAGGTCAGAAACCGAGGATACACAGATAAATAAGTCCCCCTACCTTAAGGAACAAATAATTATGATTTAATCCAAAGCAATAAAAGCTAAACAAAGAATAAGAGAAGCATTATAAAAGAAACATCACAGTCTTCTGATAAGCTTTGAAAAGGTTCACAAAGTAAGAGATGCCTGACCCGGACCCTGGACAAGTATGGTTAAGAGCTTACAGATTAGTAAGGGAAGGACGAAAGAGGAATGTGAATGTTCCAGGCACAGCATGAACAAAGTTTTGGAGGAATAAAAATACAGAGCTATTCAAGTACAGGTCACAGTTTATGTGTAACATTTAACTAttggaggggaagggggtgaaaGTCGCAGGAAATATGGCTGAAAAACTAAGCTTTTGGACATCAAGATGAAAAAGATACTTTAACAACTAGGGATGTGTAAATTGAAGTTTTCTGTACTAGTAATGGGGCATCATCAAATCTGTACTTTATAATTGCAGAAGCAGAGTAAAAGCAGACTAGGTAAGGAGAGAACTTTTAAGTAGGGAAGCATATTAGGAAGCTTTTTTATACTCTAGGTAAACAGTGACGAAGGCCACCTACCTGAAAGAAGGTCTCAAAGCCAAGAATCCTTGTAACTCAAACTCCTCTGGAAGTGGTGTTGCTAGAGAAGGGCAGAAATCAAgacttgtaaatattttaattaaaatattattgttcAGCAGGATATTGCTtcctatattaaaaaaagaatattttctagaTAGAAAGAAAGATTAATGCTCATAGTTCTCTGTTCCTCTTTATAGttactgtgattaaaaaaaacttacctGTCAAGCCCCTACCTGTGGCCTCTGAGCCCGTGACATTGCCCTCATACTCACCTACGACTCAAGGCTATTTTTTCCCCTAGCAGCCTTAAAAATTCATAGCTCAATCCATTAATCACAATGTTTAGATTACCTCCTTGTTAACTCAAAGCACTGAATATCAACATTACATCACCCAGGAGCTTGTAAGAAATACAGAATCTTGGGCACTATCCCAAACCTACAGAAtcataatctgcattttaacaagatccctagtgattcatttgcaaatatgACACTTGAGGGGCACTGATCTAATGGAAGAAAGATAATCAGAAAGGGGTCACTACACTTTGTTCAGTGCAGTGCTGCTTACAACGGGGCAAGGTTTTAAGCAAATGGATAATGATTAAAGGAATTATGGCATAGCCACAGGATGGAATATTAAACAgcctttaaaaaatcatgttcCAAAATGTTTAAATGACGAAGATAAATGCTAACGGTATCTCATTAAATTTACAAagcaggtatgtgtgtgtgtgtgtgttagtggcttagtcgtgtccaactccccagggactgtagcctgccaggctcctctgtccatgggattctccaggcaagaagagtggagtgggttgccatttccttctctaggggatcttccagacccagggatcaaacccaggtctcctgtatggcaggcagattctttaccctctgagctataAGGAAGTCCAAGCTGTAACTATATCACATAGCTCTAATGATGTGATATCAATCACATGCAGGTATGTTTATGTACACATAAGTAAAAGCCTCAAAGAAAACAGAGTATCATGAATAGTACAGAGAGTATTTATGTATGAG includes:
- the SMG7 gene encoding protein SMG7 isoform X8, with amino-acid sequence MSLQSAQYLRQAEVLKADMTDSKLGPAEVWTSRQALQDLYQKMLVTDLEYALDKKVEQDLWNHAFKNQITTLQGQAKNRANPNRSEVQANLSLFLEAASGFYTQLLQELCTVFNVDLPCRVKSSQLGIISNKQTHTSAIVKPQSSSCSYICQHCLVHLGDIARYRNQTSQAESYYRHAAQLVPSNGQPYNQLAILASSKGDHLTTIFYYCRSIAVKFPFPAASTNLQKALSKALESRDEVKTKWGVSDFIKAFIKFHGHVYLSKSLEKLSPLREKLEEQFKRLLFQKAFNSQQLVHVTVINLFQLHHLRDFSNETEQHSYSQDEQLCWTQLLALFMSFLGILCKCPLQNKSQEESYNAYPLPAVKVSMDWLRLRPRVFQEAVVDERQYIWPWLISLLNSFHPHEEDLSSTNATPLPEEFELQGFLALRPSFRNLDFSKGHQGITGDKEGQQRQIRQQRLISIGKWIADNQPRLIQCENEVGKLLFITEIPELILEDPSEAKENLILQDTTIIESLAADGNPGLKSVLSTGRNLSNNCDTGEKPVVTFKENIKPREVNRDQGRSFPPKEVKSQTELRKTPVSEARKTPVTQTPSQASNSQFIPIHHPGAFPPLPSRPGFPPPTYVIPPPVAFSMGSGYTFPAGVSVPGTFLQPTAHSPAGNQVQAGKQSHIPYSQQRPSGPGPVTQGPQQPQPPSQQPLPPLPAPPTAQTASQLQVQALAQQQQSPTKAVPALGKSPPHHSGFQQYQQADASKQLWNPPQVQGPLGKIMPVKQPYYLQTQDPIKLFEPSLQPPVRQQQPLEKTMKPFPMEPYNHTPSEVKIPEFYWDSSYSAADNRAVMAQQASVDRRGKRSPGVFRPEQDPVPRMPFEDPKGSPLLPPDLLKSLAALEEEEELIFSNPPDLYPALLGPLASLPGRSLFKSLLEKPSELMSHSSSFLSLTGFSLNQERYPNNSVFNEVYGKNLTTSSKAELNPSMAPQETSLYSLFEGTPWSPSLPASSDHSTPASQSPHSSNPSSLPSSPPTHNHNSVPFSNFGPIGTPDNRDRRTADRWKTDKPAMGGFGIDYLSAASSSESGWHQASTPSGSWTGHGPSMEDSSAVLMESLKSIWSSSMMHPGPSALEQLLMQQKQKQQRGQGTMNPPH
- the SMG7 gene encoding protein SMG7 isoform X14 gives rise to the protein MGLARYRNQTSQAESYYRHAAQLVPSNGQPYNQLAILASSKGDHLTTIFYYCRSIAVKFPFPAASTNLQKALSKALESRDEVKTKWGVSDFIKAFIKFHGHVYLSKSLEKLSPLREKLEEQFKRLLFQKAFNSQQLVHVTVINLFQLHHLRDFSNETEQHSYSQDEQLCWTQLLALFMSFLGILCKCPLQNKSQEESYNAYPLPAVKVSMDWLRLRPRVFQEAVVDERQYIWPWLISLLNSFHPHEEDLSSTNATPLPEEFELQGFLALRPSFRNLDFSKGHQGITGDKEGQQRQIRQQRLISIGKWIADNQPRLIQCENEVGKLLFITEIPELILEDPSEAKENLILQDTTIIESLAADGNPGLKSVLSTGRNLSNNCDTGEKPVVTFKENIKPREVNRDQGRSFPPKEVKSQTELRKTPVSEARKTPVTQTPSQASNSQFIPIHHPGAFPPLPSRPGFPPPTYVIPPPVAFSMGSGYTFPAGVSVPGTFLQPTAHSPAGNQVQAGKQSHIPYSQQRPSGPGPVTQGPQQPQPPSQQPLPPLPAPPTAQTASQLQVQALAQQQQSPTKAVPALGKSPPHHSGFQQYQQADASKQLWNPPQVQGPLGKIMPVKQPYYLQTQDPIKLFEPSLQPPVRQQQPLEKTMKPFPMEPYNHTPSEVKIPEFYWDSSYSAADNRAVMAQQASVDRRGKRSPGVFRPEQDPVPRMPFEDPKGSPLLPPDLLKSLAALEEEEELIFSNPPDLYPALLGPLASLPGRSLFKSLLEKPSELMSHSSSFLSLTGFSLNQERYPNNSVFNEVYGKNLTTSSKAELNPSMAPQETSLYSLFEGTPWSPSLPASSDHSTPASQSPHSSNPSSLPSSPPTHNHNSVPFSNFGPIGTPDNRDRRTADRWKTDKPAMGGFGIDYLSAASSSESGWHQASTPSGSWTGHGPSMEDSSAVLMESLKTARHLTSADKLWAVFQSIWSSSMMHPGPSALEQLLMQQKQKQQRGQGTMNPPH